In Bacteroidota bacterium, a single genomic region encodes these proteins:
- a CDS encoding outer membrane beta-barrel protein, translated as MKCFLLILLSSWTICLKAQNNGNRVMGNIQEQTGEAIPFVNVMVLKQADSSLVKIAITDTLGNFVLEDIPVGTYFLQALYVGYQKYYGRMFELQAQDFDAGAIQLLSESKQLKEISVVAIKPFIEHQFDKTIVNVENSIVNAGSTAMEILSRAPGVMIAQDESILLKGKSGTLIMIDGKPSVLAGDALVTYLRSIPSASLSKIEIITNPSAKYDAAGTGGIINIILKKDKRQGTNGTLSGSYGQGIYAKASAGLNVNYRNRNWNLFFSYNYAHRKGINKTQHVRNFNKGVYGNEVYDQRIYATFPSDAHVPRFGADYTVNTKTTVGFQLSGMGNFINGQANNTTYVKDGNNVEFGSFATKSRTDNTWYNYNANANLRHKLDSLGREFSADVDYSHYQNTNDQIFTTYLYDAQSVLQNESILNGDQSGVLDIYSVKADYVHPLAQQVKLELGTKVSYVTTDNELRYFNRIAEIDYPDSANSNHFIYSENINAAYLNANKEWEKLNVQAGLRMEQTLAKGIQLSNDSVFSRNYLQPFFSMATNYTFNDKNEAGLTISRRIHRPDYQQLNPIRRYVDKTTYGAGNPFLLPALTYSGELTYTYHSSLTFTLNYSQTKNDIQTVFLQDDADKITIQTDMNIERGEQYLGAINYSTQLNKWFQTATEIDVWQSKYSGTLTGVTLNRARPTFYINSTNTFILPKDFSVEVGGFYQHRFIGGILEMKGSWEADLGIQKKILKNKGQLKLNITDIFWKNNSSGEVHFANVNSRFLARHETRVATLSFSYGFGKSGAQVKKRSGAEEEKNRVKVG; from the coding sequence ATGAAGTGCTTTTTATTGATTTTGCTTTCAAGCTGGACTATTTGTTTGAAGGCTCAAAACAATGGGAATAGGGTTATGGGTAACATTCAAGAACAAACTGGCGAGGCAATTCCATTTGTTAATGTAATGGTGTTGAAGCAAGCAGATTCGTCTTTAGTAAAGATTGCGATTACTGATACATTAGGGAATTTTGTGCTGGAGGATATTCCCGTTGGAACTTATTTTTTGCAAGCGCTTTATGTGGGATATCAAAAATATTACGGACGAATGTTTGAATTGCAAGCACAAGATTTTGATGCGGGAGCTATTCAATTGCTTAGTGAATCCAAACAATTAAAAGAAATTTCGGTGGTAGCAATTAAGCCTTTTATAGAACATCAGTTTGATAAAACCATTGTGAATGTCGAAAACAGTATTGTAAACGCAGGCTCCACTGCCATGGAAATTTTAAGTCGCGCTCCAGGGGTAATGATTGCTCAAGACGAGAGTATTTTGCTTAAAGGAAAATCGGGAACCTTAATCATGATAGATGGAAAACCAAGCGTACTCGCCGGCGATGCATTGGTAACTTACTTAAGAAGTATTCCTTCCGCAAGCCTGAGTAAAATTGAAATTATTACAAACCCATCAGCAAAATACGATGCTGCAGGAACCGGTGGAATAATAAATATTATTTTAAAAAAGGATAAACGTCAGGGTACTAACGGAACGCTTAGCGGCAGCTATGGACAAGGGATTTATGCTAAGGCATCAGCAGGTTTAAATGTAAATTACCGGAATCGAAATTGGAATTTATTTTTCAGTTATAATTATGCACACCGCAAAGGAATAAATAAAACGCAGCATGTACGCAATTTTAATAAAGGTGTTTATGGGAATGAAGTATATGATCAACGCATTTATGCTACCTTTCCTTCCGATGCACATGTTCCACGTTTCGGTGCCGATTATACTGTGAACACGAAAACAACTGTTGGGTTTCAGCTCAGTGGAATGGGTAACTTTATTAATGGCCAAGCCAACAACACAACTTATGTGAAGGATGGAAACAATGTTGAATTCGGAAGTTTTGCAACGAAAAGCCGAACAGACAACACTTGGTACAATTACAATGCAAACGCTAATCTGCGACATAAGTTAGATTCACTGGGTAGGGAATTTTCGGCGGATGTAGATTACTCGCATTATCAAAATACCAACGATCAAATTTTTACAACCTATCTCTACGATGCGCAAAGTGTACTGCAAAATGAGTCTATCTTAAATGGGGATCAAAGCGGTGTGCTGGATATTTATTCGGTGAAAGCAGACTACGTGCATCCTTTAGCTCAACAAGTAAAATTAGAATTGGGAACAAAAGTAAGTTATGTGACTACCGATAATGAGTTACGTTATTTTAACCGGATTGCTGAAATTGATTATCCCGATAGTGCAAATAGCAATCATTTTATTTATTCCGAAAACATTAATGCTGCTTACCTGAATGCAAATAAGGAATGGGAAAAACTAAATGTTCAAGCCGGTTTGCGGATGGAGCAAACTTTGGCTAAAGGAATTCAGTTGTCGAACGATTCCGTTTTTTCGCGCAACTATTTACAACCCTTTTTTAGCATGGCGACGAATTATACATTCAACGATAAGAATGAAGCCGGTCTTACCATAAGTCGGCGCATACATCGACCGGATTATCAACAGCTCAATCCTATTCGAAGATATGTGGATAAAACCACCTACGGTGCCGGAAATCCATTTTTGTTACCGGCACTTACATATTCAGGTGAGCTTACCTATACCTATCATTCAAGCCTCACTTTTACACTGAATTACAGCCAAACAAAAAATGATATTCAAACTGTTTTTTTGCAAGATGACGCCGATAAAATAACCATCCAAACAGATATGAATATTGAGCGGGGTGAACAATATTTGGGAGCAATAAATTATTCTACACAACTCAATAAATGGTTTCAAACCGCAACCGAAATTGATGTTTGGCAAAGCAAGTACAGTGGTACTTTAACAGGAGTGACCTTGAATCGTGCTCGGCCAACTTTTTATATTAATAGCACAAATACCTTTATTCTACCCAAAGATTTTTCTGTAGAGGTAGGAGGTTTTTATCAGCACCGTTTTATTGGTGGAATACTTGAAATGAAAGGCAGTTGGGAAGCTGACCTTGGGATACAAAAGAAAATACTAAAAAATAAAGGACAACTAAAGTTGAATATCACCGATATTTTTTGGAAGAATAATTCCAGTGGCGAAGTACATTTTGCAAATGTGAATTCTCGCTTCTTAGCAAGGCATGAAACACGAGTAGCAACGCTTTCTTTTTCCTATGGTTTCGGTAAGTCCGGAGCACAAGTAAAGAAAAGAAGCGGTGCAGAAGAGGAAAAGAATCGGGTGAAAGTGGGTTAA
- a CDS encoding DinB family protein has product MSLHRLVTNYSAYNEWATNEIVNWLGNLDTDLLCRKTPSSYPSLDYTVQHILRAQTFWLAFICGEDTSKLNWAVREGEAKQILLELQHNSADMKLRFASFSEDDLLHHLNLNMPWAKNKLARYEYILHVINHSSYHRGQLVSMARNLGIESGIPITDYNIFNCIEK; this is encoded by the coding sequence ATGAGTCTGCATCGCTTGGTAACAAATTACAGTGCCTACAATGAATGGGCAACAAACGAAATCGTAAATTGGTTAGGTAACTTAGATACTGATTTGCTTTGTCGTAAAACTCCATCGAGCTATCCGAGCTTGGATTATACGGTGCAGCATATTTTAAGGGCACAAACGTTTTGGTTGGCCTTCATTTGTGGCGAAGATACCTCCAAACTAAATTGGGCGGTGCGAGAGGGAGAAGCAAAACAAATTTTATTGGAACTGCAACACAATTCTGCCGATATGAAACTTCGATTTGCATCTTTTTCAGAAGATGATTTGTTACATCACTTAAATCTAAACATGCCTTGGGCTAAAAATAAATTAGCGCGATACGAATATATTCTACATGTAATTAATCATAGCAGCTATCACCGTGGACAATTGGTTAGCATGGCGCGCAATTTGGGCATTGAATCAGGTATTCCTATTACCGATTACAATATTTTTAATTGCATTGAAAAATAG